Proteins from a single region of Ailuropoda melanoleuca isolate Jingjing chromosome 15, ASM200744v2, whole genome shotgun sequence:
- the MAPK11 gene encoding mitogen-activated protein kinase 11 produces the protein GAYGSVCSAYDARLRQKVAVKKLSRPFQSLIHARRTYRELRLLKHLKHENVIGLLDVFTPATSIEDFSEVYLVTTLMGADLNNIVKCQALSDEHVQFLVYQLLRGLKYIHSAGIIHRDLKPSNVAVNEDCELRILDFGLARQADEEMTGYVATRWYRAPEIMLNWMHYNQTVDIWSVGCIMAELLQGKALFPGNDYIDQLKRIMEVVGTPSPEVLAKISSEHARTYIQSLPPMPQKDLRSIFHGANPLAVDLLGRMLVLDSDQRVSAAEALAHAYFSQYHDPEDEPEAEPYDESVEAKERTVEEWKELTYQEVLSFKPAELPQSAGGLDIEQ, from the exons GGCGCCTACGGCTCGGTCTG CTCGGCCTATGACGCGCGGCTGCGCCAGAAGGTGGCGGTGAAGAAGCTGTCGCGACCCTTCCAGTCGCTGATCCACGCGCGGAGGACTTACCGCGAGCTACGGCTGCTCAAGCACCTGAAGCACGAGAAC GTCATTGGGCTGCTGGACGTGTTCACGCCCGCCACCTCCATCGAGGACTTCAGCGAAGT GTACCTGGTGACCACCCTGATGGGCGCCGACCTGAACAACATCGTCAAGTGCCAGGCGCTGAGCGACGAGCACGTCCAGTTCCTGGTTTACCAGTTGCTTCGCGGGCTGAAG TACATCCACTCCGCGGGGATCATCCACCGG GACCTGAAGCCCAGCAACGTGGCTGTGAACGAGGACTGCGAGCTTAGG ATCCTGGACTTTGGGCTAGCCCGCCAGGCTGATGAGGAGATGACCGGCTATGTGGCCACTCGCTGGTACCGGGCCCCCGAGATCATGCTGAATTGGATGCACTACAACCAGACAG TGGACATCTGGTCTGTAGGCTGCATCATGGCTGAGCTGCTCCAAGGAAAGGCCCTCTTTCCAGGAAATGACT ACATCGACCAGCTGAAGCGAATCATGGAAGTTGTGGGCACACCCAGCCCTGAGGTTCTAGCAAAGATATCCTCAGAACAC GCCCGGACATACATCCAGTCCCTGCCCCCTATGCCCCAGAAGGACCTCAGGAGCATCTTCCATGGAGCCAACCCCCTGG CTGTGGACCTCCTGGGAAGGATGCTGGTGCTTGACAGTGACCAGAGGGTCAGTGCGGCCGAGGCCCTGGCCCATGCCTACTTCAGCCAGTACCACGACCCCGAAGATGAGCCTGAGGCCGAGCCCTACGATGAGAGCGTTGAGGCCAAGGAGCGTACAGTGGAGGAGTGGAAGG AGCTCACCTACCAGGAGGTCCTCAGCTTCAAGCCTGCAGAGCTGCCGCAGTCAGCCGGCGGCCTGGACATTGAGCAGTGA